Proteins encoded together in one Pontiella desulfatans window:
- a CDS encoding type II secretion system protein, with protein sequence MKSNKTCTRKQAFTLIELLAVIAIIGILFTLVSPQIGKARMRAKLTEQAAKARYIVEAITAYESGSRFSTGWPKSGETNTATSTEFLVSLVEGGYLDVDYSFFAGPGMRPAIDQTDFEQNGAECNGWSILCDLNDATPGNLPVVFMASYNITGGGFSSAVIPIGEKGFVFATKNGEAIVLEERDMSGENFDSIFNKNLIDDLGTISVMEP encoded by the coding sequence ATGAAATCGAATAAGACATGCACCCGGAAGCAGGCTTTCACGCTCATCGAGCTGTTGGCCGTCATTGCCATCATCGGCATCCTCTTCACCCTGGTCTCCCCGCAGATCGGCAAGGCGCGCATGCGGGCCAAGCTCACGGAACAGGCCGCCAAGGCGCGCTACATCGTGGAAGCCATCACCGCCTACGAGTCCGGCAGCCGCTTTTCAACCGGTTGGCCAAAGTCGGGCGAAACCAACACGGCCACCTCCACCGAGTTCCTGGTCAGCTTGGTCGAGGGCGGTTATCTGGACGTCGATTATTCCTTCTTTGCCGGCCCCGGTATGCGCCCGGCGATCGACCAAACCGATTTCGAGCAAAATGGCGCCGAATGCAACGGATGGTCGATCCTCTGCGATTTGAACGATGCCACGCCCGGCAACCTGCCGGTGGTTTTCATGGCGAGTTACAACATCACCGGCGGAGGATTCTCCAGCGCCGTTATCCCCATCGGGGAAAAGGGCTTTGTTTTCGCCACCAAGAACGGCGAAGCCATCGTGCTGGAGGAGCGTGATATGTCGGGCGAAAATTTCGACAGCATCTTCAACAAGAATCTGATCGACGACCTCGGGACGATCAGCGTCATGGAGCCATGA
- the queA gene encoding tRNA preQ1(34) S-adenosylmethionine ribosyltransferase-isomerase QueA, producing MKTDLFNYDLPPELIAQHPPERRELARMMVLHRGTGRVEHRQITDIVDYLAAPDVLVVNNTKVIPARVFGHKAASGGKVELLLLEESSPGEWKVLMKTSRRPKVGDELSLCSGKATATMLYDGEQGEAVLKIESARPLMEILDEEGIPPLPPYIARKEQTREQIEEDKNRYQTVYASEPGAAAAPTAGLHFTPELFDALDKKGVSKAELTLHVGLGTFRPVSAEIITDHEMHHERYQISEKAAATIASARKNGGRIVAVGSTSVRTLESVSPIRAAEGSTNIFIYPPYEFQNVDAILTNFHLPKSTLLMMMSAFAGRELMMNAYETAVQNHYRFFSYGDCMLIL from the coding sequence ATGAAAACCGACCTATTCAACTATGATCTACCGCCTGAGCTCATCGCCCAGCACCCGCCCGAACGGCGCGAGCTGGCCCGCATGATGGTGCTGCATCGCGGCACGGGGCGGGTCGAGCACCGGCAGATCACCGACATCGTGGATTACCTTGCGGCGCCCGATGTGCTGGTCGTCAACAATACCAAGGTGATCCCCGCCCGGGTCTTTGGCCACAAGGCGGCCTCCGGCGGAAAAGTTGAACTGCTGCTGCTGGAAGAAAGCTCCCCTGGGGAATGGAAAGTCCTCATGAAAACCTCGCGCCGCCCAAAGGTTGGGGACGAACTCTCGCTCTGCTCCGGGAAAGCCACGGCCACCATGCTTTACGACGGCGAACAGGGCGAAGCGGTGCTGAAGATCGAATCCGCCCGGCCGCTGATGGAAATCCTCGACGAAGAGGGCATCCCCCCCCTGCCTCCGTACATTGCCCGCAAGGAGCAAACCAGGGAGCAGATCGAGGAAGATAAAAACCGCTACCAGACCGTCTATGCCTCCGAGCCCGGCGCGGCCGCCGCGCCCACCGCCGGTCTGCACTTTACGCCGGAGCTCTTTGACGCTTTGGACAAAAAGGGCGTCTCCAAAGCCGAGCTCACCCTGCACGTTGGCCTCGGCACCTTCCGCCCCGTTTCGGCGGAAATCATCACCGACCACGAAATGCACCACGAACGCTACCAGATTTCCGAAAAAGCGGCGGCAACCATTGCCTCCGCCCGGAAAAACGGCGGCCGGATTGTGGCGGTCGGCTCCACCAGTGTCCGCACGTTGGAATCCGTTTCCCCGATCCGGGCCGCCGAAGGTTCCACCAATATTTTCATCTACCCGCCCTACGAATTCCAGAACGTCGATGCCATCCTGACCAACTTCCACCTGCCGAAGTCGACCCTGCTGATGATGATGTCGGCCTTCGCCGGTCGCGAATTGATGATGAACGCCTACGAAACCGCCGTGCAGAACCACTACCGTTTCTTCAGCTATGGCGACTGCATGCTGATTCTGTAG
- a CDS encoding NAD(+)/NADH kinase has translation MGLILGMADGGIYTAAMKKIGIIVNTKRPRAAHILGELRRMAESHGFQLYAEDAAMAKTLGAELLPASAFGGKVDVALALGGDGTVLYTARAMHGSEVPIMGINLGSLGFLTSVGDTDIPSALDAIANKTFKVSGRDVAECRIFQNGAPVGEERALNDVVLGWGASSRIVTLKLSINGEAVGSFMCDGMMVSTPTGSTGHSLSAGGPILHPGVGGFGINVICPHTLSSRPLVVPNSSLIEVEVVSAAKELILSIDGQDEFKVEQGGRLEIRRSPHQVRFLQLEGHSYFSVLAQKLHWRGSSL, from the coding sequence ATGGGCCTAATTCTTGGAATGGCCGACGGCGGCATCTATACTGCCGCAATGAAAAAGATCGGAATCATCGTGAATACCAAGCGCCCGCGGGCCGCACACATCCTGGGCGAATTGCGGAGGATGGCCGAAAGCCATGGGTTCCAGCTCTATGCCGAGGATGCCGCCATGGCCAAAACGTTGGGTGCGGAGCTGCTTCCGGCCAGTGCCTTCGGCGGCAAGGTGGATGTTGCGCTGGCGCTCGGCGGAGATGGTACGGTGCTCTACACCGCCCGGGCAATGCATGGTTCCGAGGTGCCGATCATGGGGATCAACCTCGGCAGCCTTGGCTTTCTGACCAGCGTAGGCGATACGGACATTCCCTCCGCCCTCGATGCCATCGCAAACAAAACCTTCAAGGTTTCCGGCCGCGACGTCGCCGAATGCCGCATCTTCCAGAATGGCGCACCGGTTGGCGAGGAGCGCGCACTGAACGATGTGGTGCTGGGGTGGGGGGCGTCTTCGCGGATTGTTACCCTCAAGCTATCCATCAACGGCGAGGCGGTGGGGTCGTTCATGTGCGATGGCATGATGGTTTCCACCCCCACCGGCAGTACCGGCCATTCGCTCTCGGCCGGAGGCCCCATCCTGCATCCCGGCGTCGGGGGGTTCGGCATCAATGTCATCTGTCCGCACACGCTGAGTTCGCGGCCGCTGGTGGTGCCGAACTCTTCCTTGATCGAAGTCGAGGTGGTCAGCGCCGCCAAGGAGCTGATCCTTTCCATCGATGGACAGGACGAGTTCAAGGTGGAGCAGGGCGGGCGGCTCGAAATCCGCCGCAGCCCGCACCAGGTCCGGTTCCTCCAGCTCGAAGGCCATAGCTATTTTTCCGTCCTTGCCCAAAAGCTCCACTGGCGCGGATCGTCGCTCTAG
- a CDS encoding glycosyl hydrolase family 18 protein produces MNKQIIAVLLCLSAIAGQAKPFPETWAYLMKGEEKYFPAQSPITDVGCFSAAVDGDGNLSGGHTSPPALPGANRGTRYHLVVTIPWSTTLAHIYLDPKLPFRQRIIDGIVERCGPFDGVQIDIESVSSTDGTNYLNFLAAVKKALPKGKLFSVAVMARWEEHKRKNPTDAFDYPFIGMIADRVVVMAYDEHYRGGSHGPIASLPWCRDIYAYALKTIPADKLVMGVPLYGRGWQTPSLAKAYKNREIVDELSKKGIKSTWTEDCGHYSFQQTVTINVHYETQQSLKAKYDLYAQRPIRGIACWRIGQEPEGFWNYLLQL; encoded by the coding sequence ATGAATAAGCAGATCATCGCCGTTTTACTCTGCCTGTCCGCGATCGCCGGGCAGGCAAAACCCTTCCCCGAAACCTGGGCCTATCTCATGAAGGGCGAGGAAAAATATTTCCCGGCCCAATCGCCCATCACCGATGTCGGCTGCTTCAGCGCCGCGGTCGATGGCGACGGCAACCTCTCCGGCGGCCACACCTCGCCCCCCGCCCTGCCCGGCGCGAATCGCGGCACCCGCTACCACCTCGTCGTCACCATTCCCTGGAGCACCACCCTCGCCCACATCTATCTCGACCCCAAGCTCCCCTTCCGCCAGCGGATCATCGACGGCATCGTCGAGCGCTGCGGCCCCTTCGACGGCGTTCAGATCGACATCGAAAGCGTGAGCTCAACCGATGGCACCAACTACCTCAACTTTCTCGCCGCCGTAAAAAAAGCCCTGCCCAAAGGCAAGCTGTTCAGCGTGGCCGTCATGGCGCGCTGGGAGGAGCACAAGCGCAAGAACCCCACCGATGCGTTCGACTATCCCTTCATCGGCATGATCGCCGACCGCGTCGTGGTCATGGCCTACGACGAGCACTACCGCGGCGGCTCCCACGGGCCCATCGCCTCCCTGCCCTGGTGCCGCGACATCTATGCCTACGCCCTCAAAACCATTCCCGCCGACAAGCTCGTCATGGGCGTCCCGCTCTACGGCCGGGGCTGGCAAACCCCCTCCCTCGCCAAGGCCTATAAGAACCGCGAGATCGTCGATGAGCTTTCAAAAAAGGGCATCAAATCCACCTGGACGGAAGATTGCGGCCACTACAGCTTTCAGCAAACCGTCACCATCAACGTCCACTACGAAACCCAGCAGTCGCTCAAGGCCAAATACGACCTCTATGCCCAGCGCCCCATCCGCGGCATCGCCTGCTGGCGCATCGGCCAGGAGCCCGAAGGATTCTGGAACTATTTGTTGCAGTTATAG
- the purD gene encoding phosphoribosylamine--glycine ligase — MKILVVGNGGREHTLAWKLANDSAKPEIFCTPGNAGTAGLGTNLGFGATDLDGIQGWCAENKPDLVVIGPEAPLCAGLTDVLEADGIRVFGPSKAAAEMEGSKQFAKEIMKAGGVPTSAYETFTDPDEACVYVRERGAPIVIKADGLAAGKGVTVAETVEQAEAAIRDALEGNAFGDAGSRVVIEDFLVGEEASILALIDGENVVMLASSQDHKRIFEKDEGPNTGGMGAYSPASIVNETVLKKVKEEVYDRTLAELKKRGITYKGVLYAGLMIENDQPSVVEFNCRFGDPETQCVLARWDGDMLPAINGVIDGNLSEEMIRWKDEHSVCVVMVAGGYPGDYAKGEEIENLGKANAVDDTVVFHAGTALDGDKVVTAGGRVLGITSLGKDLPDALSKAYIAVETISFKDAFYRNDIAHRELKRLGIDLNNE; from the coding sequence ATGAAGATATTGGTGGTAGGCAACGGCGGGCGCGAGCATACGCTGGCATGGAAACTGGCGAACGACAGCGCCAAACCGGAAATTTTCTGCACGCCCGGCAACGCCGGAACGGCCGGGTTGGGAACCAACCTCGGGTTCGGGGCAACCGACCTCGACGGCATCCAGGGCTGGTGTGCCGAAAACAAACCCGACCTCGTCGTGATTGGCCCGGAAGCGCCGCTCTGCGCCGGATTGACCGACGTACTCGAAGCCGATGGCATCCGCGTATTCGGCCCCAGCAAAGCGGCCGCCGAGATGGAAGGCTCCAAGCAGTTTGCCAAGGAAATCATGAAAGCGGGTGGCGTGCCCACTTCGGCCTACGAAACCTTCACCGACCCCGACGAAGCCTGCGTCTATGTCCGCGAACGCGGCGCGCCGATCGTCATCAAGGCCGACGGCCTCGCGGCGGGCAAGGGCGTAACCGTGGCCGAAACCGTCGAGCAGGCCGAAGCCGCCATCCGCGATGCGCTCGAAGGCAACGCCTTCGGCGATGCCGGGAGCCGCGTCGTGATCGAAGACTTCCTCGTTGGCGAAGAGGCCTCCATCCTCGCGCTGATCGACGGCGAAAACGTGGTGATGCTCGCCTCCTCGCAGGATCACAAACGCATCTTCGAAAAGGACGAAGGCCCGAACACCGGCGGCATGGGCGCCTATTCCCCGGCCTCCATCGTCAACGAAACCGTTTTGAAAAAGGTGAAGGAAGAGGTCTACGACCGTACGCTGGCCGAGCTGAAAAAGCGCGGCATCACCTACAAAGGCGTGCTCTACGCCGGCCTGATGATCGAAAACGACCAGCCGAGCGTGGTTGAGTTCAACTGCCGCTTCGGCGATCCCGAAACGCAGTGCGTGCTGGCCCGCTGGGACGGCGACATGCTCCCGGCCATCAACGGCGTCATCGACGGCAACCTTTCCGAAGAGATGATCCGGTGGAAGGACGAGCACAGCGTCTGTGTCGTCATGGTGGCCGGTGGCTATCCGGGCGACTATGCGAAAGGCGAAGAGATTGAAAACCTAGGGAAGGCCAACGCGGTCGACGACACCGTCGTCTTCCATGCCGGAACCGCGCTCGACGGCGACAAAGTGGTCACGGCCGGTGGCCGTGTGCTGGGCATCACCTCGCTCGGCAAGGATTTGCCGGACGCGCTTTCCAAGGCCTACATCGCCGTCGAAACCATCAGCTTCAAGGACGCCTTCTACCGCAACGACATCGCCCACCGCGAACTGAAGCGGTTGGGCATCGACCTTAACAACGAATAG
- a CDS encoding YgaP family membrane protein, with product MKMENWIRVIAGIMILASVALTHYVHPNWMWFTVFVGANLLQSGITKWCLMEKILAKFGVEK from the coding sequence ATGAAAATGGAAAACTGGATTCGTGTCATCGCAGGAATAATGATTCTTGCCTCAGTGGCCCTCACCCACTATGTCCACCCCAACTGGATGTGGTTCACCGTATTCGTCGGGGCCAACCTGCTGCAGTCCGGCATCACCAAATGGTGCCTGATGGAAAAAATCCTCGCCAAGTTCGGCGTGGAAAAGTGA
- a CDS encoding AbrB/MazE/SpoVT family DNA-binding domain-containing protein produces the protein MAYKTKIRKIGNSLGIVLPKEALLAMKVEEGATLYITEAPKGALLVTPEEEDFIDMMELAEKGMQKYRNALRELAK, from the coding sequence ATGGCTTATAAAACTAAAATCAGAAAAATTGGTAACTCCCTCGGGATCGTTCTTCCGAAGGAAGCGCTTCTGGCAATGAAAGTGGAGGAGGGCGCTACGCTGTACATTACTGAAGCACCGAAAGGTGCATTGCTGGTAACCCCGGAGGAAGAAGATTTCATCGATATGATGGAACTTGCGGAGAAGGGGATGCAGAAATACCGCAATGCTCTTCGGGAACTTGCCAAATGA
- a CDS encoding PAS domain S-box protein — MKSEAMSWKRKSLLFGLVALPTAAFAQTTLANMLPVEMSLTSYLIIGFMLIISIVMFFLFQRRFHTASLQLKDVTSELGSTRKRLVESNQQLELSKHELKSTADRYQNILFDAHVGMFQMDVFGKCTYINTSLQEMSGLYPKKALKEGLASAIHPDDREAFQTAWNSFVENNGTFNEVFRFRQAKERDVHVSCRANKIFNEKKEVESFIGWVTDVTQFHEAQLAEQAATARYEHFVAETIEGFYQLAPKTPIALSSSPDKMAEAIMENVVLADCNDTFAAMYGAKPKDLLGKSINELKDGVGAFRNNETIRAFVEDGYKSIDLESIRQDLSGNRINLTNNIVGIIEDKKLVGIWGSHRNISMQKREKAELSSRVEFMHRILNSLPADVHVKDTRCRYLYASKKLADRTGIPQEEWIGKTIFEVMPATPRDHDQSAIDTMKSGKLFRSERPYEARAKSGWMETVQIPLVSTEGLVEGVVGLSLDVSERKKKEEEYHHYRGELEKQLKHAKGELAQSRIDYGKSTTSLSETIQKLKVAEAEKSNREHEFKQHLSERKRAEEALRRSEQVLLARQEQLEEQLAKRLAELDAETDKRKKWEELLSIKEDELRKAEDNHKQICEHYEHETNLREQAEARLGASQNALEKVRRELNELSSAREQEIEQLTETNKTEFDAEHTARTKAEKQLAKTKEFLESTQEQVKRMTEQHAEELELEVGERKAAAEKLIQSMEELDALRQQFSQRLEQETKSIKQELAKKQIREKALRQHEKDLEGRIKELEDSLNLKAREYAEQIQAREGAEVEKQQIEQKMEQLTKRQQSLVDRQTQKLHLNIAEIRLDEVKLRKRAGDLEQQKEALEETLQQRDAELEQMRRHIQTVEATLTETQASLKQLSTDQSKVIAKETEELQRQLMFMEKAKEELKTQLAEVNDEKNDVEKNLELRNEDLTKAAREYRKVVDAYKAAQDKFKQQSEGQDAFVAKKTETLKKELEQLRKSEKERSAKEQQLERRVATQQEEVNKLIEDLKAETGFRQDAENALRELQVAFEASQENADGLVLEQTRNLTKQVEEYRQNETTIMQQLEDAEQTIGQRDQALASLKEEREQAAEQMTEIEKKLASIKLEHQAELKKSLAEVQEISRRNSTLVDELNDTVQTALNPVVKSTVILEQADNLTHEQKGNLANANHSCRSLIDMMNYRAELTHLADGSDDVNPTPCDLHGLMAEVDRQFCHRVETKKLFFAVSFAQYQAANNVPKYVTTDGQKLRKVMSILLGYALEQTKKGRIGLHATRKSADSNGMNIAFELTYTPTEARDDLLSDIFESEAEGVIDMKYGLTLARRYIGMLGGEAKLEYRDAGITALSVVFPFERSGSNIVMPSKENEEQAGAA; from the coding sequence ATGAAAAGCGAAGCGATGTCGTGGAAAAGAAAATCACTGTTGTTCGGGCTGGTTGCCCTACCGACGGCCGCGTTTGCCCAAACCACGTTGGCAAACATGCTGCCCGTGGAAATGAGCCTGACGAGCTACCTCATCATTGGCTTCATGCTGATTATCTCCATCGTCATGTTTTTCCTGTTCCAGCGGCGCTTCCACACCGCCAGCCTGCAGCTGAAGGATGTCACGAGCGAGTTGGGAAGCACCCGGAAGCGACTGGTGGAAAGCAATCAGCAGCTGGAGCTTTCCAAACACGAATTAAAATCGACGGCCGACCGTTACCAGAACATTCTTTTCGACGCCCATGTCGGCATGTTCCAGATGGATGTTTTCGGGAAATGCACCTACATCAACACCTCCCTCCAGGAAATGTCGGGCCTCTACCCGAAAAAGGCACTGAAGGAAGGGCTTGCCAGCGCCATCCACCCCGACGACCGCGAGGCATTCCAAACCGCATGGAATTCATTCGTGGAAAACAACGGAACCTTCAACGAGGTGTTTCGCTTCCGCCAGGCCAAGGAACGCGATGTCCATGTTTCCTGCCGGGCCAACAAGATCTTCAACGAAAAGAAGGAAGTGGAAAGCTTCATCGGCTGGGTAACGGACGTGACCCAGTTCCATGAAGCCCAACTGGCGGAACAGGCGGCCACCGCCCGCTATGAACACTTTGTGGCCGAGACCATCGAGGGGTTCTACCAGCTGGCCCCGAAAACGCCCATCGCCCTATCATCCTCCCCCGACAAGATGGCCGAAGCCATCATGGAAAACGTTGTCCTGGCCGACTGCAACGATACGTTTGCCGCAATGTATGGAGCCAAACCCAAGGATCTGCTTGGAAAATCGATCAACGAACTCAAAGATGGCGTGGGGGCATTCAGGAACAACGAGACCATCAGGGCCTTCGTCGAGGACGGCTACAAGTCCATCGATCTCGAATCCATTCGCCAGGACTTGAGCGGGAACCGAATCAATCTCACCAACAATATCGTTGGGATCATCGAGGATAAAAAACTCGTTGGCATCTGGGGTTCGCACCGCAACATCAGCATGCAGAAGCGCGAAAAAGCGGAGCTTTCGAGCAGAGTCGAGTTCATGCACCGCATCCTCAACTCCCTGCCGGCGGATGTGCACGTCAAGGACACCCGCTGCCGCTACCTCTATGCCAGCAAAAAACTGGCCGACCGCACCGGCATCCCGCAGGAAGAGTGGATTGGAAAAACCATTTTCGAAGTGATGCCGGCCACCCCGCGCGACCACGATCAATCCGCCATCGACACCATGAAGTCCGGCAAACTCTTCCGCTCGGAGCGTCCCTACGAAGCCCGCGCGAAATCCGGCTGGATGGAAACGGTCCAAATCCCGTTGGTCTCTACGGAAGGCTTGGTGGAAGGCGTCGTCGGGCTTTCGCTCGATGTCTCCGAGCGCAAGAAAAAGGAAGAGGAATACCACCACTACCGCGGCGAGCTCGAAAAACAGCTCAAACATGCGAAAGGCGAGCTGGCCCAGTCGCGCATCGACTATGGCAAGAGCACCACCTCCCTTTCCGAAACCATTCAGAAACTCAAGGTGGCCGAAGCCGAAAAGAGCAACCGCGAACACGAGTTCAAGCAACACCTTTCCGAACGAAAACGAGCCGAAGAAGCCCTGCGTCGCAGCGAGCAGGTTTTGCTTGCCCGCCAGGAACAGCTCGAGGAGCAGCTGGCCAAGCGCCTGGCGGAACTCGATGCCGAGACCGACAAGCGCAAGAAATGGGAGGAACTGCTTTCCATCAAGGAAGACGAACTGCGCAAGGCCGAAGACAACCATAAGCAGATCTGCGAGCACTACGAACACGAAACCAATCTGCGCGAACAGGCCGAGGCCCGCCTTGGCGCCAGCCAGAATGCGCTGGAAAAGGTGCGCAGGGAGCTCAACGAGCTTTCATCGGCCCGCGAACAGGAAATCGAACAGCTGACCGAAACGAACAAAACCGAATTCGATGCCGAACACACGGCCCGCACCAAAGCCGAGAAACAACTCGCCAAAACCAAGGAATTCCTGGAAAGCACGCAGGAACAGGTTAAACGCATGACGGAACAGCATGCGGAAGAGCTTGAGCTCGAAGTGGGCGAACGCAAGGCCGCCGCCGAAAAGCTGATCCAGAGCATGGAAGAACTCGACGCGCTACGTCAGCAGTTCAGCCAAAGGCTCGAACAGGAAACCAAATCGATCAAGCAGGAGCTGGCCAAGAAGCAGATTCGCGAAAAGGCCCTGCGCCAGCATGAAAAGGATCTCGAAGGGCGCATTAAGGAACTCGAGGATTCCCTGAACCTGAAAGCGCGGGAATATGCCGAACAGATTCAGGCGCGCGAAGGGGCGGAAGTCGAGAAGCAGCAGATCGAACAGAAGATGGAACAGTTGACCAAACGGCAACAGAGCCTGGTGGACCGGCAAACCCAGAAACTCCACCTCAATATTGCCGAAATCCGCCTGGACGAAGTCAAACTGCGCAAACGCGCCGGCGATCTCGAACAACAAAAGGAAGCCCTGGAGGAAACCCTGCAGCAGCGCGATGCCGAACTCGAACAAATGCGCCGGCACATACAGACGGTCGAAGCCACGCTTACCGAAACACAGGCGAGCCTCAAGCAGCTCTCGACCGACCAATCGAAAGTGATTGCGAAGGAAACCGAGGAGCTCCAGCGCCAGCTCATGTTCATGGAAAAGGCGAAAGAGGAACTGAAGACCCAACTGGCCGAGGTGAACGACGAGAAGAACGACGTTGAAAAGAACCTCGAACTACGCAACGAAGACCTGACCAAGGCGGCGCGTGAATACCGCAAGGTGGTCGATGCCTACAAGGCGGCTCAAGACAAATTCAAGCAGCAGTCGGAAGGGCAGGATGCCTTTGTTGCCAAGAAAACCGAGACCCTGAAAAAGGAGCTTGAACAGTTGCGCAAATCGGAGAAGGAACGTTCCGCCAAGGAACAGCAGCTTGAGCGCCGCGTGGCCACCCAGCAAGAGGAAGTCAATAAGTTGATCGAAGACCTCAAGGCGGAAACCGGATTCCGCCAGGATGCCGAGAACGCACTCCGGGAGCTGCAGGTGGCTTTCGAAGCCAGCCAGGAAAACGCCGATGGACTGGTGCTTGAGCAAACCCGGAACCTGACCAAGCAGGTCGAGGAATATCGCCAGAACGAGACCACGATCATGCAGCAGCTCGAGGATGCCGAACAAACCATCGGGCAACGCGACCAGGCACTCGCCTCCCTGAAGGAAGAGCGGGAGCAGGCAGCGGAGCAGATGACGGAGATCGAGAAAAAACTCGCAAGCATCAAGCTGGAACACCAGGCGGAACTCAAGAAGTCGCTGGCCGAAGTCCAGGAAATCAGCCGCAGGAACAGCACGCTGGTCGATGAACTCAACGATACCGTGCAGACCGCCCTCAACCCGGTGGTCAAATCGACCGTCATCCTGGAACAGGCCGACAACCTGACCCACGAGCAAAAGGGCAACCTGGCAAACGCCAACCATAGCTGCCGCTCGTTGATCGATATGATGAACTACCGCGCCGAACTCACCCACCTTGCCGATGGAAGCGACGATGTGAACCCCACCCCGTGCGACCTGCACGGCCTGATGGCCGAGGTTGACCGGCAGTTCTGCCACCGCGTGGAAACCAAGAAACTGTTCTTTGCGGTAAGTTTTGCCCAATACCAGGCGGCCAACAACGTGCCGAAATATGTGACCACCGACGGGCAGAAACTGCGCAAGGTGATGTCAATCCTGCTGGGCTATGCCCTGGAACAGACGAAAAAGGGCCGCATTGGCCTCCACGCCACGCGCAAGTCGGCCGATAGCAACGGCATGAACATTGCCTTCGAACTGACCTACACGCCAACCGAAGCGCGCGACGACCTGCTCTCGGACATCTTCGAATCGGAAGCCGAAGGCGTGATCGACATGAAATATGGCCTCACCCTTGCCCGTCGATACATCGGCATGCTCGGGGGCGAAGCCAAACTGGAATACCGCGATGCCGGAATCACGGCCCTCTCGGTCGTCTTCCCGTTCGAGCGCTCCGGCTCCAACATCGTCATGCCCTCGAAGGAAAACGAGGAGCAGGCCGGCGCCGCATAG
- the purE gene encoding 5-(carboxyamino)imidazole ribonucleotide mutase: MATKKKPTVAIVMGSKTDWPTLEFTVKTLKEFGIESTVKVMSAHRTPHEAADFAENAAKNGYKVIIGAAGGAAHLCGVLAGHTILPVIGIPVKGWALDGMDSLLSTVQMPKGVPVATVAIGKAGAINAAILAVQMMAIGDAALKRKLTAYKKTMAAEVLKSDAELQAELNA; the protein is encoded by the coding sequence ATGGCAACAAAGAAAAAACCTACCGTGGCCATCGTGATGGGTAGCAAAACCGACTGGCCCACGCTTGAGTTCACGGTCAAGACGCTGAAGGAGTTCGGCATCGAAAGCACCGTCAAGGTGATGTCCGCGCACCGCACGCCGCATGAAGCGGCCGACTTTGCGGAAAACGCGGCGAAGAATGGATATAAAGTGATCATCGGCGCCGCCGGTGGCGCGGCCCACCTCTGCGGTGTACTGGCCGGGCACACCATCCTTCCGGTCATCGGAATTCCGGTGAAGGGCTGGGCGCTCGACGGCATGGATTCGCTGCTTTCCACCGTGCAGATGCCCAAGGGCGTTCCGGTCGCCACCGTCGCCATCGGCAAGGCCGGCGCCATCAATGCCGCCATCCTGGCCGTTCAGATGATGGCCATCGGCGATGCAGCGCTGAAGCGCAAACTCACCGCCTACAAGAAAACGATGGCCGCCGAAGTGCTGAAATCCGATGCCGAGCTCCAGGCCGAGCTCAATGCGTAG
- a CDS encoding type II toxin-antitoxin system death-on-curing family toxin encodes MKEPRWITPAVIHAMHEELLARFGGLSGVRDEGMLASALGSPKKSFAYKGSSLYEQAADYAVGIVKNHPFVDGNKRTGFMAAYVFLLANGKNFSTTEEAVVLQTLSLAAGEISGAEYALWLEDSCE; translated from the coding sequence ATGAAGGAACCACGCTGGATAACACCGGCGGTTATTCATGCGATGCATGAAGAGTTGCTTGCCCGTTTTGGTGGTTTGTCCGGGGTGCGTGATGAAGGCATGTTGGCTTCTGCTTTGGGGAGTCCGAAAAAATCATTCGCCTACAAGGGTTCATCCCTTTACGAACAGGCGGCAGACTATGCCGTTGGAATCGTGAAAAACCATCCGTTTGTGGATGGGAATAAGCGCACAGGATTTATGGCGGCTTATGTTTTCCTTCTGGCAAATGGGAAAAATTTCAGCACGACGGAGGAAGCGGTCGTACTTCAAACCTTATCCCTCGCCGCCGGCGAAATCAGCGGCGCAGAGTATGCCCTATGGCTTGAGGACTCGTGTGAATGA